A portion of the Acidobacteriaceae bacterium genome contains these proteins:
- a CDS encoding PepSY-associated TM helix domain-containing protein — protein MHSHSLRRWYWLHRWTSLVCTIFLLVSCLTGLPLIFGDEIQQFSEPAKQEAAVEIPPLPLQHFVELALADHPGSRPLFVTIEDDSPKVNVALMLPPKAKAKLPRVIETFNARTGAPLSSAPQGSSFVDKILELHRSLFAGVPGELFMGAMALLFVLALLSGFVIYGPFMRRLPFATVRPAPRRTHWLDLHNLLGAAAMCWMLVVGVTGAMNAVSTPLFALWRTHSMATLLAPYKGHPPAAHLITPDEAANSARHALPQMKVTGIVYPDPRISTPWHFLIYTKGRTPITSRIFTPVLVDATSGTVTSSARFPWYIHTLEVSRPLHFGDYGGLPLKILWAAFDLAAIAVLISGIVLWIKKGKAEEASRVPARATHMKPQPYAMVYRWPAVLALLSFAGLLSALLGDGVWNVLSWLLLLLPLAVMARGWAKGRA, from the coding sequence ATGCATTCACATTCGCTACGACGTTGGTATTGGCTCCATCGGTGGACCAGTCTTGTCTGCACGATCTTTCTTCTTGTCTCCTGCCTCACCGGCTTGCCACTGATCTTTGGCGACGAGATTCAACAGTTTTCTGAACCTGCAAAGCAGGAAGCGGCAGTGGAGATTCCTCCTCTGCCGCTGCAGCATTTTGTAGAGCTCGCTCTGGCTGATCATCCCGGCAGCCGTCCTCTCTTCGTGACGATCGAAGATGATTCGCCCAAGGTGAACGTTGCGCTGATGCTGCCGCCGAAGGCGAAGGCAAAGCTTCCACGCGTTATTGAAACCTTCAACGCGCGCACGGGAGCCCCGCTCTCCTCTGCCCCACAGGGTAGCTCTTTCGTAGACAAGATATTGGAGCTGCATCGCAGTCTTTTTGCGGGCGTTCCTGGCGAATTGTTCATGGGAGCGATGGCTCTGCTGTTCGTGCTCGCGCTGCTCAGCGGCTTTGTCATCTACGGCCCCTTCATGCGTCGCCTGCCCTTTGCGACCGTGCGCCCAGCACCACGCCGAACACACTGGCTAGACCTGCATAATCTGCTCGGTGCAGCCGCGATGTGCTGGATGCTGGTGGTTGGGGTGACGGGTGCGATGAACGCCGTCTCCACGCCGCTGTTTGCGCTCTGGCGAACGCACTCCATGGCAACGCTGCTGGCGCCCTATAAGGGCCATCCGCCTGCAGCGCACCTCATCACTCCTGACGAAGCGGCGAACAGCGCACGCCACGCACTGCCGCAGATGAAGGTGACGGGCATCGTCTACCCTGATCCGCGGATCAGCACGCCGTGGCACTTCCTCATCTATACCAAGGGCCGCACGCCAATCACCTCGCGCATTTTCACGCCCGTGTTGGTGGATGCAACGAGTGGCACCGTTACTTCCTCCGCTCGCTTCCCCTGGTACATCCACACGCTTGAGGTCTCCCGCCCACTGCACTTCGGCGACTATGGTGGCTTGCCGTTGAAGATCCTATGGGCTGCGTTTGATCTTGCCGCGATCGCGGTGTTGATTAGCGGTATCGTGCTCTGGATCAAGAAGGGCAAGGCTGAAGAGGCGAGCCGCGTTCCTGCGAGGGCGACGCACATGAAGCCGCAGCCTTATGCCATGGTGTATCGCTGGCCTGCCGTGCTGGCGTTGCTATCGTTCGCCGGGCTGTTGTCTGCGCTGCTAGGGGATGGCGTTTGGAACGTCTTATCGTGGCTGCTGCTGTTGCTGCCGCTCGCCGTGATGGCCAGAGGATGGGCGAAGGGCCGCGCTTAG
- a CDS encoding TonB-dependent receptor has protein sequence MLSNLLLVSTGVCAAQSAQLSGLVRDTTQGVVPHASVLIENAATHVRWQGSTNESGLYLAPALAPGEYTLTVQAPGFQPRSFEHLRVQVAGKLSLDVTLHVGSDTQTVTVSTADLAINTTDATVSTVIDRQFVNNIPLNGRSFQSLLTAVPGVTLVPSSGQGESGEITVNGQRTEGNYFIVDGVAANTGASPSAIGYGAGFGGQTPNETVLGTTQSLLSVDALQEFRATTSSFSAENGRTPGGQFSIVSRSGTNSLHGTAFEYLRNEALDANNTFNKAIDQPRVAEKQNDFGGTIGGPIWLPRIYDGRSKSFFFYSYEGLRLRTPVAATLLGVPSASVRVDTTIDPTLRKILNAYPTPDAGTDRGNGLATSSISYSSPSQLDSSSLRLDHNINDHFHLFGRAAYTSSNIQTRNSGNVAVLNQVKGSTKLITLGATNIFTPRMTNDLRFNLTANNADNAASLTNFGGATPLDLGTLPGFADPAHDSLIFNIFYDLHALTYVAPAATRQRQINAIDTFTASLGRHTLHAGFDYRRLLTSESRPELYEFAYTLTEAGLRSNTMSAVIAQKYSGSMRPTYNNYGAFLQDEWTVTPRLSLSYGLRWDVNPAPHDDSGNDPYAITTADPRTAAVAPKGTALWKTRYGNFAPRFGLAYRVHETPGHETVLRAGGGLFYDLGPANASQGYSGLGSSATSTVVNAAFPLTQTQVDAIPAPNVAAPYAASVYATNPNLSSPYSFQWNAAIEQGLGANQTLKLTYVGSAGHQLYLSKQYIPYYLGNANFGTAAYLILTNNGASSNYNSLQVQFDRHLSRGLQMLASYTWSHSLDDASNNLAVYTQLRGASDFDIRNNFELALTYDIPGHYGNRAAAALLQHWSVVSRITARSAPPIDLIGYTTIGAGSGNQLNYHPNVVANQPVYLYNHAGPSRRQINPAAFTAATTTVGGVTSYVEGNSGRNSVRGYDAAEANVAVQRDIPFHGAFGLLFRVEAFNVLNHPIYGGVYNNLTVGSTLFGTASGTLNNQLGGLNSLYQTGGPRSLQAALKLHF, from the coding sequence TTGCTCTCGAATCTGCTTCTAGTTTCAACCGGAGTCTGTGCGGCGCAAAGCGCACAGCTATCAGGGCTTGTTCGAGACACGACGCAGGGCGTTGTGCCTCACGCCTCGGTCCTCATTGAAAATGCAGCGACGCATGTACGTTGGCAGGGAAGTACAAATGAGAGCGGACTGTATCTTGCTCCGGCTCTTGCTCCGGGCGAGTACACGCTGACGGTGCAGGCTCCGGGCTTCCAGCCGCGTAGCTTTGAGCATCTTCGGGTGCAGGTCGCAGGAAAGCTTTCGCTCGATGTGACGCTGCATGTGGGCTCGGATACGCAGACTGTTACGGTCAGCACGGCAGACCTTGCGATCAACACTACGGACGCAACGGTCAGCACGGTAATTGATCGTCAGTTCGTGAATAACATTCCCCTGAACGGTCGCAGCTTTCAGTCCTTGCTGACCGCCGTTCCGGGCGTAACGCTGGTACCGAGTTCTGGGCAAGGTGAGAGCGGCGAAATCACTGTGAACGGCCAGCGCACTGAAGGCAATTACTTCATCGTTGACGGCGTAGCCGCGAATACAGGCGCTTCTCCCTCCGCGATTGGCTATGGTGCAGGTTTTGGCGGGCAGACGCCGAACGAGACCGTGCTCGGCACGACGCAGAGCCTGCTCTCCGTCGATGCATTGCAGGAGTTCCGCGCGACGACATCAAGCTTTTCGGCAGAAAACGGCCGCACTCCTGGTGGACAGTTTTCCATTGTTTCGCGCTCTGGTACGAACAGCCTGCACGGCACAGCGTTTGAGTATCTTCGCAATGAAGCACTCGATGCGAACAACACCTTCAACAAAGCAATTGATCAGCCACGCGTTGCTGAAAAGCAGAACGACTTTGGGGGAACCATTGGTGGCCCGATCTGGCTGCCCCGTATTTACGATGGTCGCTCCAAGTCGTTCTTCTTCTACTCCTATGAGGGCCTGCGCCTTCGCACACCAGTAGCCGCGACTTTGCTTGGCGTTCCAAGCGCATCGGTACGTGTCGATACGACGATTGATCCCACGTTGCGGAAGATCCTGAACGCCTATCCGACACCCGATGCGGGTACGGACCGGGGTAACGGACTGGCGACAAGTTCGATTTCGTACTCCAGCCCCAGCCAGCTTGATTCCAGCTCGCTGCGTCTCGATCACAACATCAATGACCACTTCCACCTCTTCGGTCGCGCAGCCTACACGTCGTCGAACATTCAAACGCGTAACTCGGGCAACGTTGCTGTGCTGAACCAGGTAAAGGGATCGACGAAGCTCATCACTCTTGGCGCAACGAACATCTTTACGCCGCGCATGACCAACGACCTGCGATTCAACCTGACGGCCAACAATGCGGACAACGCAGCCTCACTCACGAACTTTGGTGGTGCCACGCCGCTGGATCTAGGTACGCTGCCTGGCTTTGCTGACCCAGCGCACGACTCGCTGATCTTCAACATTTTTTATGACCTTCATGCGTTGACCTACGTTGCTCCTGCGGCAACACGCCAGCGCCAGATCAACGCTATCGATACGTTCACCGCTTCCCTCGGTCGCCATACGCTGCACGCGGGCTTTGATTACCGCCGCTTGCTTACATCGGAGTCGCGTCCTGAACTTTATGAGTTCGCTTATACGTTGACCGAAGCAGGTCTTCGTTCGAACACGATGTCTGCAGTGATTGCGCAGAAGTACTCCGGCTCCATGCGTCCGACGTACAACAACTACGGCGCGTTTCTGCAGGATGAGTGGACGGTCACCCCGCGGTTAAGCTTGTCGTATGGTCTGCGCTGGGATGTAAACCCTGCGCCGCACGATGACTCCGGCAACGATCCTTACGCCATCACAACGGCTGATCCGCGCACGGCTGCTGTTGCCCCGAAGGGCACGGCGTTGTGGAAGACGCGCTATGGCAACTTCGCTCCGCGCTTCGGCCTGGCATATCGCGTCCATGAAACGCCTGGCCATGAAACGGTCCTCCGTGCAGGCGGCGGTCTCTTCTATGATCTCGGCCCGGCAAACGCTTCGCAGGGTTACAGCGGCCTTGGCTCTTCGGCTACCAGCACGGTAGTGAACGCAGCGTTCCCGCTGACGCAGACGCAGGTCGACGCCATCCCCGCGCCAAACGTTGCGGCTCCTTACGCGGCCAGCGTCTACGCGACCAACCCGAACCTGAGCTCGCCATATAGCTTCCAGTGGAACGCCGCTATCGAGCAGGGGCTTGGCGCAAACCAGACGTTGAAGCTGACGTACGTCGGTTCGGCGGGACATCAGCTCTATCTGTCCAAGCAGTACATTCCTTACTACCTTGGCAACGCCAACTTTGGTACCGCCGCTTATCTCATCCTGACCAACAACGGTGCGTCTTCGAACTACAACTCGCTGCAGGTGCAGTTTGATCGCCACCTGTCGCGCGGTTTGCAGATGCTGGCGTCGTACACCTGGTCTCACTCGCTGGATGATGCCTCGAATAATCTGGCGGTCTACACACAGCTTCGCGGAGCTTCGGACTTCGACATCCGCAATAACTTCGAACTGGCGTTGACGTACGACATCCCCGGGCATTACGGGAACCGCGCGGCTGCGGCCCTGTTGCAGCACTGGTCGGTGGTCTCACGAATTACGGCCCGCTCGGCTCCGCCGATCGACCTGATTGGTTACACCACGATTGGAGCCGGTAGCGGCAACCAGTTGAACTATCACCCGAATGTTGTCGCGAACCAGCCGGTCTATCTCTACAACCATGCAGGGCCAAGCCGTCGGCAGATCAATCCGGCTGCATTCACCGCAGCCACGACAACGGTCGGTGGCGTCACCAGCTACGTGGAAGGCAACTCGGGCCGGAACTCCGTTCGTGGCTATGATGCGGCGGAAGCCAACGTTGCTGTGCAGCGTGACATCCCCTTCCATGGTGCCTTTGGCCTGCTCTTCCGCGTAGAAGCGTTCAATGTGTTGAACCATCCGATCTACGGCGGCGTGTACAACAACCTGACTGTAGGCTCTACGCTCTTCGGAACAGCAAGCGGCACGCTGAACAACCAGCTCGGCGGCCTCAACTCGCTGTACCAGACAGGCGGTCCGCGCTCGTTGCAGGCTGCACTGAAACTACACTTCTAA
- a CDS encoding VWA domain-containing protein encodes MKSFVVALLCSALAIPMYGQTGDVPTALQVYSKLVSLDVVVTDKNGSIVTDLRKEDFEVLENKQTQVIKNFETIQSHKLPGDAGKIVVRSSTDLASIGTAPVTILVLDEMIPKFSDVAYSRQCIEQYLKLQSDVLAQPTMLLVVRSDKFMVLRDYTQDRKSLLDAIQSYKPVNPQVSGMGAGSGRRIIMTLGALEQIAKSQLGVPGRKNIIWIGKGFPAVDPTGDGISEQALESFKDSLQMATDVMLRARVALSVIAPEGLVGGGMVPTSILSGDDTDPTALAGVTTSGDAPDQGVLSFGSLAALTGGRFIYNRNDIDQQIESSLREGASYYTLSYVPHSSDGNDADYRHIRVLLKRPGLYVQTRQGYYAPNAVASAKPAPTETQITEAEQKTQVADLANAATNRMRYSAIHIESTEKAEAGGYRVYVRAADLSWTFQDNGTFTDDASLFAVSFSAQGKATGQSYVFIRKTLVKPPLATENAEVVYDLPFLVSSKAARVRFVIRDERTGKLGTADQLVR; translated from the coding sequence ATGAAATCATTCGTAGTTGCGCTGCTTTGTAGTGCCCTGGCTATTCCGATGTACGGGCAGACGGGTGACGTTCCCACGGCGTTACAGGTGTACTCAAAGCTTGTATCTCTGGATGTGGTGGTAACCGATAAGAATGGCAGTATCGTCACGGACCTGCGAAAAGAAGACTTCGAGGTGCTTGAAAATAAGCAAACGCAAGTCATCAAGAACTTTGAGACTATTCAGTCTCACAAGCTACCAGGAGACGCCGGAAAAATCGTAGTACGGTCTTCTACCGATTTGGCCAGCATCGGAACGGCGCCCGTCACAATTCTTGTTCTTGATGAAATGATTCCAAAATTTTCGGACGTAGCGTACTCAAGGCAGTGCATTGAGCAGTATTTAAAACTGCAGTCCGATGTATTGGCACAACCGACAATGCTGCTTGTTGTGCGGTCAGATAAATTCATGGTGCTGCGGGACTATACGCAAGACCGCAAGTCGCTGCTCGACGCGATCCAGAGCTATAAGCCTGTCAATCCACAGGTCAGCGGGATGGGAGCAGGAAGTGGCAGGCGCATCATCATGACGCTAGGTGCGTTGGAGCAGATTGCGAAGTCTCAGTTAGGAGTACCCGGCCGCAAGAACATCATTTGGATTGGAAAGGGCTTTCCGGCGGTAGACCCTACTGGCGATGGCATCTCCGAGCAGGCCCTGGAGTCTTTTAAGGATTCTCTTCAAATGGCAACAGACGTTATGTTGCGCGCGCGTGTTGCACTCTCTGTCATTGCTCCGGAAGGCTTAGTCGGTGGAGGCATGGTGCCGACCTCGATTCTGTCAGGAGATGACACCGATCCAACAGCACTCGCAGGCGTAACGACTTCAGGGGATGCGCCTGATCAAGGCGTGCTTAGTTTCGGGAGCCTGGCCGCGCTTACTGGCGGCCGGTTTATCTACAACCGCAATGACATCGATCAACAGATCGAAAGCAGCCTGCGGGAAGGTGCAAGTTATTACACCTTGTCTTACGTGCCGCATAGCAGCGACGGCAACGATGCGGATTATCGTCATATCCGTGTGCTGCTGAAGCGCCCGGGGCTCTATGTGCAGACTCGGCAGGGATACTACGCTCCGAACGCGGTTGCATCAGCCAAGCCAGCTCCAACAGAGACGCAGATCACAGAGGCAGAACAGAAAACACAAGTTGCCGATTTGGCCAATGCGGCAACGAATCGGATGAGGTATAGCGCAATCCATATCGAATCAACGGAGAAGGCCGAAGCAGGAGGATACCGGGTCTACGTCAGGGCTGCGGATCTGAGCTGGACGTTTCAAGATAACGGCACGTTTACTGATGATGCTTCGCTGTTTGCCGTGAGCTTCTCGGCCCAGGGAAAGGCTACTGGGCAAAGCTATGTGTTCATTCGAAAGACGCTGGTGAAGCCTCCCCTTGCAACAGAGAACGCCGAGGTCGTTTATGACCTTCCTTTCCTGGTATCGAGTAAAGCTGCGAGGGTACGTTTCGTCATACGCGACGAGCGAACAGGGAAGCTCGGAACGGCTGATCAGTTGGTTCGATAA
- a CDS encoding RICIN domain-containing protein → MSLRYRTCILLDSIFVAFLVFASLQAGATTLPKPFVFFNQTQFANRRLLDTDGAMRATTVYDEWSMSCSATACTNLPDQATFLAQVAAYLTDTSSTAEGGLGNSFLIVLDFENLVVDKATSQAQANLDKAALLQFASWVHNAYPSAKVGLYDYDYSTTYQSTRAALYASGGFDVFAPTLYQRWADHTTWNTYMEEAVTNDRAISSTLPIYPFISPYVGAVFSSGLVAESDWSAELSDLIGSVNGAILWTQYASNGTSISSTDSWYVDLLAVLSTPIDTTQVFAIKNEHNGLCAAAQGSVVTQATCATTATPAQQWQLQRTTLDTYYLVNVSEPTLYLSVASGSTVVGAGLELDEASSTTPDASQTWHVVSGGAGYYTFIGDASNLCVLAPSTVTGVQMQINSCTTTSTSQLYSIRVAPTATASVVQKEAVTFTATQEDDSVWLHWYSYVPLGRSIWL, encoded by the coding sequence ATGAGCCTTCGTTATCGCACTTGCATTCTGTTGGATTCAATATTTGTCGCGTTTTTGGTTTTTGCGTCACTTCAGGCCGGGGCAACCACGCTTCCCAAGCCCTTCGTATTCTTCAATCAAACTCAATTTGCAAACCGCAGGCTGCTCGATACCGATGGCGCGATGAGAGCTACTACCGTCTACGACGAGTGGAGTATGAGTTGCTCGGCAACCGCCTGTACGAATCTTCCGGATCAAGCAACGTTCCTTGCGCAGGTAGCGGCGTACCTAACGGACACGTCGAGCACGGCTGAAGGTGGCTTGGGCAACTCGTTCCTTATTGTTCTCGACTTCGAAAACCTTGTTGTAGACAAAGCAACGTCACAGGCACAGGCAAATCTCGACAAGGCGGCTTTGCTCCAGTTTGCTTCATGGGTTCATAATGCTTACCCCAGTGCAAAGGTTGGCTTGTATGACTACGATTACTCCACTACATACCAATCAACTAGAGCAGCCTTGTATGCGTCTGGCGGATTTGACGTGTTTGCTCCAACCCTCTATCAGAGGTGGGCTGACCACACTACGTGGAATACCTACATGGAGGAGGCTGTCACCAATGATCGGGCAATTAGTTCTACCTTGCCCATCTATCCGTTTATCTCTCCGTATGTTGGAGCTGTGTTCAGCTCAGGTCTAGTGGCTGAATCTGATTGGAGTGCAGAGCTAAGCGACCTTATTGGTTCAGTAAATGGTGCAATTCTTTGGACTCAATATGCCTCAAATGGCACGAGCATCAGTAGTACGGATTCCTGGTATGTGGATTTGCTTGCAGTACTTTCCACGCCTATAGATACTACGCAAGTATTCGCTATCAAAAATGAGCACAATGGTCTTTGTGCTGCGGCCCAGGGCTCCGTTGTGACGCAGGCGACTTGTGCAACGACAGCGACGCCCGCACAGCAGTGGCAGTTGCAGCGGACCACACTGGACACGTATTACCTTGTGAATGTAAGCGAGCCTACGCTCTACCTGAGCGTGGCTAGCGGCAGTACGGTGGTAGGGGCCGGACTTGAGCTGGATGAAGCAAGCTCCACAACGCCAGATGCTTCACAAACCTGGCATGTAGTTTCTGGTGGTGCGGGGTATTACACCTTCATTGGGGATGCCAGTAACCTATGCGTTCTGGCCCCTTCGACAGTGACAGGTGTGCAAATGCAGATAAATAGCTGCACAACGACTTCAACATCACAGCTCTACTCCATCCGAGTTGCGCCGACAGCGACCGCTTCTGTGGTGCAGAAGGAAGCGGTTACGTTCACCGCTACACAGGAAGATGACAGTGTATGGCTCCATTGGTATAGCTATGTGCCGCTGGGGCGAAGTATCTGGCTTTAG
- a CDS encoding glycoside hydrolase family 95 protein: MRLVVSMLAVGLLASQANCAWSACAGSSGAGSSKARLAKSAASKSLNRGSDAEVPLRLWYDKPAANDNDGWVSQSLPLGNGYMGVNLFGGVQQDRLQITENSLVDSPADKIGGLNNFAEVFLDFPQTAPKGYSRDLVLNSAVAHVRYENSGVHYERDYFTSYPDKVLVVRLSASKEGALDFTLRPTIPYIADFRKVRGDNRGKHGTVRADGNTIILSGTMEYYGIKFEGQFKVIPQGGTLKAENSSDGSAASISVKGANRAVILVAVGTNYPIANPQVFSEENRLAKLKGFPVPHRKVSEIIASASEHSYDELLERHEKDYGRLYGRVDFSLDTEASGLSTNELIEDSRAGKASKYLDELAFQYGRYLLISSSRAGTLPPNLQGVWNVYQDPPWTAGYWHNVNEQMNYWLAFNTNLPELFDSYIDFYRAYLPYHQALATKYLKEYHPAGLARDGDNGWALGNGMRPLEPSGKTSHSGFGTGPWTAMLFWDDYDFTRNKKLLQNVVYPAMRGQTNFLSRFVQDVDGKLLANPSSSPENASNLQSIGTTFDQQMIYENFRDTIEAARVLGIQDPLIPQLKFDLPRLDPILIGDSGQIKEYREETTYGSIGDPKHRHMSQLLGLYPGQLINSSTPAWLNAAKVSLNGRGIGNGIPGWADAQRLATWARTGDGDRAYEFYEYWLSHHAMYNLWNNHPDSFKKKVFQIDANLGVTAGVAELLLQSNEEVVVPLPALPHAWPNGSYRGLLARGAFEVSADWENGHAKRFEVLSKVGGLLKMRYPKIALAKVLSPGGEAISVHRIDEENISIDTTAGDTYIITSIP, translated from the coding sequence ATGCGATTAGTTGTTTCAATGCTTGCTGTTGGTCTACTTGCTTCGCAAGCTAATTGTGCATGGTCCGCTTGCGCAGGATCTTCTGGTGCTGGATCGAGCAAGGCACGGTTGGCAAAGAGCGCAGCTTCAAAATCATTAAATAGAGGCTCTGATGCCGAGGTCCCCCTCCGACTCTGGTATGACAAGCCTGCGGCAAATGATAATGACGGGTGGGTCAGTCAGTCGCTACCGCTGGGCAATGGATATATGGGAGTCAACCTGTTTGGCGGTGTTCAGCAAGACCGCTTACAGATCACGGAAAACAGCCTGGTGGACTCTCCAGCAGACAAGATCGGTGGACTAAACAATTTTGCTGAAGTGTTTCTAGATTTTCCGCAAACAGCTCCAAAGGGCTATTCACGAGATCTGGTGCTAAACAGCGCCGTTGCGCATGTTCGTTACGAAAACAGCGGCGTTCATTATGAGAGAGATTACTTCACAAGCTATCCAGACAAGGTGCTTGTCGTCCGCTTATCCGCTTCAAAAGAAGGGGCACTGGATTTTACGCTTAGACCAACCATTCCGTACATTGCTGACTTTCGTAAAGTAAGGGGTGATAACCGCGGAAAGCACGGCACTGTAAGAGCAGATGGAAACACGATTATCCTGTCGGGCACGATGGAGTACTACGGCATCAAGTTTGAAGGGCAGTTCAAGGTAATACCCCAAGGCGGGACCTTGAAGGCGGAAAATAGTTCAGACGGAAGTGCCGCATCCATCAGTGTTAAAGGAGCTAACCGCGCGGTAATCCTTGTTGCCGTGGGGACGAACTATCCAATTGCAAACCCACAGGTTTTCTCTGAAGAAAACCGATTGGCTAAGCTCAAGGGGTTTCCTGTTCCTCATCGTAAAGTTAGCGAGATCATCGCCTCCGCTAGCGAGCATAGCTATGACGAGTTGCTGGAGAGGCACGAAAAGGACTATGGAAGGCTCTATGGCCGTGTCGATTTCAGCCTTGATACTGAGGCCTCTGGCCTCAGCACAAATGAACTGATCGAAGATTCTCGAGCGGGTAAAGCCAGTAAATATCTGGACGAACTGGCCTTTCAGTATGGACGTTATCTCTTGATCTCTTCCTCGCGGGCTGGCACTCTTCCACCGAATCTGCAGGGTGTCTGGAATGTCTACCAGGATCCGCCGTGGACTGCCGGCTATTGGCACAATGTCAACGAGCAGATGAACTATTGGCTTGCGTTTAATACTAATTTGCCCGAACTATTCGATAGCTACATCGATTTTTATCGTGCTTATCTTCCTTATCATCAGGCTCTCGCAACGAAGTACTTGAAGGAGTATCACCCTGCAGGTCTTGCTCGCGATGGAGACAATGGCTGGGCTCTGGGGAACGGAATGCGCCCGCTTGAACCAAGTGGAAAAACGTCGCACTCGGGCTTTGGTACTGGACCATGGACTGCGATGCTGTTCTGGGACGACTACGACTTCACACGCAATAAAAAGCTTCTGCAAAACGTCGTCTATCCAGCAATGCGTGGGCAGACAAATTTCCTCTCTCGTTTTGTACAGGATGTGGATGGTAAGTTGTTGGCGAACCCTTCGTCTTCACCGGAAAATGCGAGTAACTTGCAATCAATCGGCACAACGTTCGACCAGCAGATGATCTATGAAAACTTTCGGGATACGATCGAGGCTGCCCGCGTTCTCGGCATTCAAGACCCTTTAATTCCGCAGCTAAAATTTGATCTGCCACGGCTTGACCCTATCCTTATTGGCGACTCAGGACAAATCAAAGAGTATCGCGAGGAAACAACGTATGGATCCATTGGAGATCCCAAGCATCGTCATATGTCTCAACTGCTTGGGCTCTATCCTGGCCAGTTGATTAACTCGAGTACGCCAGCCTGGCTGAATGCAGCAAAAGTCTCTTTAAATGGAAGAGGAATCGGTAATGGAATTCCTGGTTGGGCAGATGCTCAGCGGCTTGCGACATGGGCCCGTACAGGTGACGGGGATAGGGCTTACGAGTTCTACGAGTATTGGCTCTCACACCACGCGATGTATAACCTTTGGAACAACCACCCTGACTCTTTTAAGAAAAAAGTGTTCCAGATTGATGCGAATTTAGGTGTAACTGCTGGTGTTGCAGAGTTGTTGCTGCAAAGCAACGAGGAAGTTGTTGTTCCTTTGCCTGCGCTTCCACATGCGTGGCCTAACGGAAGCTACCGAGGGCTGCTCGCACGCGGGGCGTTCGAGGTTTCTGCTGATTGGGAGAATGGCCATGCCAAGCGTTTTGAGGTGCTTTCCAAGGTAGGAGGGCTGCTCAAAATGCGCTACCCCAAAATTGCGCTGGCCAAAGTTTTGTCGCCAGGCGGGGAAGCCATCTCTGTTCATCGTATTGATGAAGAAAACATCAGCATAGATACAACTGCGGGGGATACGTACATTATTACGTCAATCCCTTAG